One region of Parambassis ranga chromosome 21, fParRan2.1, whole genome shotgun sequence genomic DNA includes:
- the LOC114426651 gene encoding interferon-induced protein 44-like — MDGSESKPATPPPSPPTLRTPWRQVSWGNNASDLDYVKNYKPENEAVRHIRVLLHGQVGAGKSTFINSVSSVVRRKRVLPALARSDNSEISFTEKFKTHTIQKEDRGNFYPFVFNDVMGLEEGTGRGVHVKDIKLALEGHVKEGYKFNPVSPLTPSDHGYVSQPSPDDGVHVLVCLYSANAGDMRGGVLQKMREIREAASALGIPQIAVLTKIDQACGQVEKDLKNTFKSKYVKTKIEDFSRKVGIPLNCIFPVKNYCTETLLDDDVDTLILSALRAIIDFGEDFANTL; from the exons AACCTGCAACCCCACCACCTTCTCCACCCA CTCTTAGGACTCCGTGGAGACAGGTATCATGGGG AAACAATGCGAGTGATCTGGATTATGTGAAGAATTATAAACCTGAAAATGAGGCCGTCAGACACATCAGAGTTCTCCTCCATGGTCAAGTTGGTGCTGGAAAGTCCACCTTCATCAATTCCGTCAGCAGTGTCGTTCGAAGGAAACGTGTTCTTCCAGCTTTGGCCAGATCAGACAACTCTGAAATCAGTTTTACTGAAAAG tttaaAACTCATACCATccagaaagaagacagagggaACTTTTATCCTTTTGTCTTTAATGATGTCATGGGTCTGGAGgaaggaacaggaagaggagtccATGTCAAGGACATCAAACTGGCCTTGGAGGGACATGTAAAGGAGGGTTACAAG TTCAATCCTGTATCTCCACTGACACCTAGTGACCATGGCTACGTCTCTCAACCCTCTCCCGATGACGGAGTCCATGTTCTGGTCTGTCTCTACTCGGCTAATGCAGGAGACATGAGAGGTGGAGTTTTACAGAAGATGAGGGAgattagagaggcagccagtgCTTTGG GTATTCCACAGATCGCTGTCCTCACAAAAATTGACCAGGCCTGTGGGCAAGTTGAAAAAGAtctgaaaaacacattcaagAGCAAATATGTGAAGACAAAG ATTGAGGATTTCAGCAGAAAAGTGGGAATTCCCCTCAACTGCATCTTTCCTGTGAAGAACTACTGTACAGAAACCCTGCTGGATGATGATGTCGACACTCTGATCCTGAGTGCACTGAGAGCTATCATTGACTTTGGAGAGGACTTtgcaaacacactgtaa
- the LOC114426654 gene encoding interferon-induced protein 44-like, protein MGDSESRPDSTLCTPWRRVEWEENQRYLQYVKNYKPENEAFTHIRVLLYGPVGVGKSTFINSVSSVVRGKMANQALTSARTAEVSFTRTFKTYTIQRGGKGDFYPFVFNDIMGLEKGKDRGVHENDIILALKGHVMEGYKFNPVSPLTPSDHGYVSEPSPDDRVHVLVCVYSANVGDMGAGVLQEMREIRKAASDLGIPQIAVLTKIDEACGETEKDLSNIFKSKYVKEKIEEFSRNQGIPINCIFPVKNYCTETLLDDHVDTLILSVLRAIIDFGEDFANTL, encoded by the exons ATGGGTGATTCAGAATCTA GACCTGATTCCA CTCTTTGCACTCCATGGAGACGGGTAGAATGGGA AGAAAATCAGCGTTATCTGCAGTATGTGAAGAATTATAAACCTGAAAATGAGGCTTTCACACACATCAGAGTTCTCCTCTACGGGCCAGTTGGCGTTGGAAAGTCCACCTTCATCAATTCTGTCAGCAGTGTCGTTCGAGGGAAAATGGCCAATCAAGCCCTGACCAGTGCAAGAACGGCTGAAGTCAGTTTCACTAGAACg tttaaaaCATATACCATCCAGAGAGGAGGCAAAGGGGACTTTTATCCTTTTGTCTTTAATGACATCATGGGTCTggagaaaggaaaagacagaggagTCCATGAAAATGACATCATACTGGCCTTGAAGGGACATGTGATGGAGGGTTACAAG TTCAATCCTGTATCTCCACTGACACCTAGTGACCATGGCTACGTCTCTGAACCCTCTCCTGATGACAGAGTCCATGTTCTGGTCTGTGTCTACTCGGCTAATGTAGGAGACATGGGAGCTGGAGTTTTACAGGAGATGAGGGAGATTAGAAAGGCAGCCAGTGACTTGG GTATTCCACAGATCGCTGTCCTCACAAAAATTGATGAGGCCTGTGGGGAAACTGAAAAAGATCTGAGTAACATATTCAAGAGCAAATATGTGAAGGAAAAG ATTGAGGAATTCAGCAGAAACCAGGGGATTCCCATCAACTGCATCTTTCCTGTGAAGAACTACTGTACAGAAACCCTGCTGGATGATCATGTCGACACTCTGATCCTGAGTGTACTGAGAGCTATCATTGACTTTGGAGAGGACTTtgcaaacacactgtaa
- the LOC114426639 gene encoding interferon-induced protein 44-like, translating into MRIQKTKLDLLHCSIVFKLKTSFLRRSSHLLWRKARQGSSSHREEAPLSKQEKARNNASDLDYVKNYKPENEAVRHIRVLLHCPVGVGKSTFINSVSSVVRRKVVIPALASSDNSEISFTKEFKTHTIQREGRGNIYPFVFNDVMGLEEGTGRGVHVNDIKLTLEGHVEEGYKFNPVSPLTPSDHGYVSQPSPDDRVHVLVCLYSGNAGDMKDGFLQKMREIREAASALGIPQIAVLTKIDQACGQVEKDLKNTFKSKYVKTKIEDFSRKVGIPLNCIFPMKNYCSETLLDDDVDTLILSVLRAIIDFGEAFANTL; encoded by the exons ATGCGGATTCAGAAAACAAAATTAGATTTATTACACTGTTCGATTGTATTCAAACTCAAAACGTCCTTCTTGAGGAGATCCAGCCACTTGCTGTGGAGGAAGGCACGCCAGGGGAGCAGCAGCCACAGGGAGGAAGCGCCTCTGTCGAAACAGGAAAAAGCCAG AAACAATGCGAGTGATCTGGATTATGTGAAGAATTATAAACCTGAAAATGAGGCCGTCAGACACATAAGAGTTCTCCTCCATTGCCCAGTTGGTGTTGGAAAGTCCACCTTCATCAATTCTGTCAGCAGTGTCGTTCGAAGGAAAGTTGTGATTCCAGCTTTGGCCAGTTCAGACAACTCTGAAATCAGTTTTACTAAAGAG tttaaaaCTCATACCATCCAGAGAGAAGGCAGAGGGAACATTTATCCTTTTGTCTTTAATGATGTCATGGGTCTGGAGGAAGGAACAGGAAGAGGGGTCCATGTCAACGACATCAAACTGACCTTGGAGGGACATGTAGAGGAGGGTTACAAG TTCAATCCTGTATCTCCACTGACACCTAGTGACCATGGCTACGTCTCTCAACCCTCTCCCGATGACAGAGTCCATGTTCTGGTCTGTCTCTACTCGGGTAATGCAGGAGACATGAAAGATGGTTTTTTGCAAAAGATGAGGGAgattagagaggcagccagtgCTTTGG GTATTCCACAGATCGCTGTCCTCACAAAAATTGACCAGGCCTGTGGGCAAGTTGAAAAAGAtctgaaaaacacattcaagAGCAAATATGTGAAGACAAAG ATTGAGGATTTCAGCAGAAAAGTGGGAATTCCCCTCAACTGCATCTTTCCTATGAAGAACTACTGTTCAGAAACCCTGCTGGATGATGATGTCGACACTCTGATCCTGAGTGTACTGAGAGCTATCATTGACTTTGGAGAGGCCTTTGCGAACACACTGTAA
- the LOC114426662 gene encoding succinate--CoA ligase [ADP-forming] subunit beta, mitochondrial: protein MCMDAKINFDSNAAYRQKKVFDMQDWTQEDPRDRQAARADLNYIGLDGTIGCLVNGAGLAMATMDIIKLHGGTPANFLDVGGGATAHQVTEAFKLITSDRKVQAILVNIFGGIMRCDVIAQGIIMAVRDLDLKIPIVVRLQGTRVDDAKALIAASPLKILACDDLDEAAKMVVKLSEIVTLAKEAQVDISFQLPI, encoded by the exons ATGTGCATGGACGCCAAAATCAACTTTGACTCTAATGCAGCATACCGACAAAAGAAGGTGTTTGACATGCAGGACTGGACTCAGGAGGACCCCCGGGACCGCCAGGCTGCCAGGGCTGATCTCAACTACATCGGCTTGGATGGAACCATCGGCTGCCTGG TCAACGGAGCCGGTCTTGCCATGGCCACCATGGACATCATCAAGCTTCATGGTGGCACGCCTGCCAACTTTCTGGACGTAGGAGGTGGAGCCACAGCTCATCAGGTCACAGAGGCTTTCAAACTCATCACCTCTGACAGAAAG GTTCAGGCCATCTTGGTCAACATCTTTGGAGGCATTATGAGGTGTGATGTCATTGCCCAGGGCATCATCATGGCTGTTAGAGACCTGGACCTCAAGATCCCCATCGTAGTACGGTTACAAG gaACGAGAGTGGACGATGCCAAAGCTCTGATCGCTGCCAGTCCGCTGAAAATCCTGGCCTGCGACGACCTGGATGAAGCTGCCAAAATG GTTGTAAAGCTTTCTGAAATCGTCACTCTGGCAAAGGAAGCTCAAGTGGACATCAGCTTCCAGCTGCCCATCTAA
- the LOC114426666 gene encoding interferon-induced protein 44-like, translating to MANQALASSDNSEISFTKEYKTHTIQREGRGNIYPFVFKDVMGLEEGTGKGVHVKDIKLALEGHVMEGYEFNPVSPLTPSDHGYVSQPSPDDRVHVLVCLYSANAGDMRGGVLQKMREIREAASALGIPQIAVLTKIDQACWQVEKDLKNTFKSKYVKTKIEDFSRKVGIPLDCIFPVKNYCTETLLDDDFDTLILSALRAIIDFGEDFANRLRTYRTSCRVA from the exons ATGGCCAATCAAGCCTTGGCCAGTTCAGACAACTCTGAAATCAGTTTTACTAAAGAG tataAAACTCATACCATCCAGAGAGAAGGCAGAGGGAACATTTATCCTTTTGTCTTTAAAGATGTCATGGGTCTGGAGGAAGGAACAGGAAAAGGAGTCCATGTCAAGGACATCAAACTGGCCTTGGAGGGACATGTGATGGAGGGTTACGAG TTCAATCCTGTATCTCCACTGACACCTAGTGACCATGGCTACGTCTCTCAACCCTCTCCCGATGACAGAGTCCATGTTCTGGTCTGTCTCTACTCGGCTAATGCAGGAGACATGAGAGGTGGAGTTTTACAGAAGATGAGGGAgattagagaggcagccagtgCTTTGG GTATTCCACAGATCGCTGTCCTCACAAAAATTGACCAGGCCTGTTGGCAAGTTGAAAAAGATCTGAAGAACACATTCAAGAGCAAATATGTGAAGACAAAG ATTGAGGATTTCAGCAGAAAAGTGGGAATTCCCCTCGACTGCATCTTTCCTGTGAAGAACTACTGTACAGAAACCCTGCTGGATGATGATTTCGACACTCTGATCCTGAGTGCACTGAGAGCTATCATTGACTTTGGAGAGGACTTTGCGAACCGTCTGCGAACCTACAGAACCTCCTGCAGGGTTGCATGA